CAGCTGCATGCCGGAGCCGCCGAGCAGCGTGAACCAGATGTTGGTCACGATCGGGCAGAGGATGGCCACCGCCAGCACCAGTTCGCGCAAAGTGCGGCCGCGGCTCACACCTGCCGTGAACAGGCCCATCAGCGGTGCGTAGCCCAGGAACCAGCCCCAATAGAACACGGTCCAGCTGTTGACCCAGTTGCCCGGGCTGCTGTTGTGGGCGAGGGCCATGCCCGGCAGGTTGATGAGGTAGAGCCCGAATGCGCTGAAGAAATGCTGAATCAGCCAGATCCCCGGGCCCAGCAACAGCAGAGCCGCAGCAAGCCCAAGGGTGAGCCAAACGTTCAGTTCAGAGAGCCACTTGATGCCGCGTTGAATTCCACTCACGGTTGAGGTGGCAAATACTGCTGTGAGCAAGACCACCACTAGGGATTGCAGTCCGGCGCTGTCGCTGAAACCCGGCAGCATTCCCGCGGCGTTACTGAGCTGGAGCGAGAGGAAGCCGAGTGGCCCCACGGTGCCTGCAATGGCCGCCACCACGGAAAGGCCGTCAGCGAGATCTCCAAGAGGACCCTCCACCCAGCCGCTGGGGAGGATTCCCACCAGCAGTGTGCGTGGTCGCAAAGGCTCCCCTCGTTGCTCCTGGATGGAGAGGGTGATGGTCACCGTTGTTGCGACCAGGGCCCAGGCCAGGAAACCCCAGTGCAGGAAGCTCACGGCCAGGGAGGGATCGACTGCAGCTGCGGTCGATCCCTCAACTCCGGCGAAGTAGGGCGCTGGATCTCGGAAGTGGAATAGGGGTTCGGCCGCAGACCAGAACACTCCACCGCCGGCCAGCAGCGTGCAGATCAGCACAGCGCACCAGTCGAAGAATTTCAGGCTTGGTTTGGCATCAGCTCCTCCAAGGCGCAAGCTCCCGATCGGGCTGAGCGCCAGCACGATGGCAATCACAAACAGCAGCAGCACCATCCACTGCCACAGACCGCCGAGAGCGTTGCTGACAATGGCTTTGCCTGAGCTGGTGAACTGCTCCGCCAGTTTGAGGTCAATGGCTGCCACCACAAGAAAAACCAGCAGTGGCCCTGCGCCGATCAACAGCGGTTTGCGTCGCCACCACTGATTGGTTTCAGTCGCGCCGTCCTGGAGGGTTGATGGGTCGGGCAAGGGAGATGTCTTCGCGAGAGGGGCTTCAGATGCTGACGGCTTCGCGCTGGTGACTCCAGCAGGACAGATCCACAGCAGGGGCTTCACCGCTGGCCAGGCGTGCCAGCGAGTCGCCGATCAGAGGAGCGAATTTGAAGGCTTGGCCTGAGCCGCCGGCAAACAGGCTCAGCTTGGGGCTCAGACGATCCAAAACGAAATTCACATCACTGGCCATCGAGTAGGGACTGATCACCGTTTCGACCCGTTCCTGGACGCCTTCAACGTCGTTGAACAGGAACGTATCGAGCAGTTCGACCAGCCTTGCTGGTGGCTCTGTGGCCATGGCATTCGGTTCTGCGACACGCAGCTCTTTAGGCGCCCAGTCGATTCCCGCCTTGATTCGCGGCCGGCCGTCGTTGGTGTGGCTGAGCACCGGGAAGCCGTAATAAAGACCTCCGTCATCGCCGCGTTCCTTCTGGAAGCAGAACCATTGCGGATAACGATCCGCCAACGCAGGGTCCACGGTGTAGTGAGCCCAGAGCATCGGCCATACCTCGAGTTTCGGCGCGAGACCCAGTGGAGCCAGCATCAGTTGGCTCCAGATGCCACAAGCCACGACCAGTTGTTCGGCGGCGATGTGATGTCCACCCTCAAGCGTCACGCCACCACCGTCGGCATCCAGGTTGGCCACCGGGCAGTGCTCGATCAATTGATGTCCGGCGTTGCGGGCCGTGCGGATCCAGTGGGCAACCACTTTGTCGCTGCGCACCGCACCAGCGGTGGGCTCGAACAGTCCGGTGAAATCGCTCCTCGGTTTCAGAGGAAAACGGGCTGAGATCTGATCGGCATTGAGGGCTTCATAGGGAATGCCCTGCTCGTCCATGACCCGGCGGGCTCCTGGAATCGAGCCTTCGATGGTCTCCTCGTCCCAGCTTTCGCCGTAAAAGAGCAGTCCATGGGTTTCGCGCAGCTGTTCTCCTGCGTGGATCTCTTCCTCGCGCCAGAGCCTGTTCGCCTCCTGCGCCAGACGGCAGAGAACGGGATCGGAATACATCTCCCGGAACATCCGGGTTTCGCCAAAGCTGCTGGCTTTGGCATGCGCCAGGGTTTTGGCCTCGAGCAACAGCACGTCGGTGATCCCGCGACGGGCCAGGGACGCCGCACAGCTGAGACCGGCCATGCCGCCGCCGACAATCACCACTGCGGCTTGGGCTGGAAGAGAAGTTGAGCTCATGCCACATCCCCGAAGCTGAGGCCGATGGGATCGGTCTCCCGTTCGGCGGTGACTTCCACGAGAGCTGCTCCAACGGAGAGGCCCTGATCGCGCTGATTCAGGAAGTCAGTCGCGCGCTGGCGCACCTCGCTGCGCACGAAGGCGTAGACATCCTCCGCACCTGCACCTTTCCAGGCGTCGGGTGAGAAGCGCTCGATCGAGTCAGCAATCACGGCGCCCGCATTGACCAATGGATCCGGCAGCACACGGATGCCGCGGCGACGCAGGTCGTCGGCGAGCTGAGTGCTCTGGAAGGGAGCATTGGCCGCTGGGACCACGGATTTGACCCTCAGGGCCGAGGCGATTTCAGCATTGATCAGACCTGAGATCGAGCAGGGGAGCAGCAGATCCAGCTTCAGCTCCCACCAGGGACACTCCTGAGGCAGAGGAGTGGCACCAGGGAAGCCTGCACGTTCGCAACTGAGATCCACGGTGAACACGGTCCAGCCGTGTTGAACAAGGGCGCGGGCCACGGTGCCGCCGACGGCGCCACATCCATGCACCAGTGCCCGACCCGGTGTCGCGTCAGCCAGCGATGATTCGAGCACCGCTTCGACGGCGCCGAGAGTGCCATGAGCCGTTGCTGCGCTGGCATCAACAGGGCTGCCGACGGCTGCCAGCACATGGGGCGTGAGTTCGGTCAGGCGCTCCATATCCTCCAGGCTGGTATTGAGATCACAGCCGGTGATCATGGCTCCTTCGAGAGACTCCAGAAGCCCAGCGGTAATGCTGATCAGTTCGTCCTTCACCGCCTCCGGTTCGGCGGCGCGCGCCACGATCTTGCCGCCGGCGAAACCGGTGCCATAGAGGTCGTGCTTGTGGGTCATCAGCCCTGCCAGTCGCTGACCATCAGCAATGCAGGCCTCATCGCTGGGGTAATTGAGCAGACGCAGGCCGCCGTTGGCCGGACGGCGTGCATCCGTGTTCTCGGCGACCACGAACACCGACAGATGGTCGGAGACATGTTCAGCTAGCACCGAGACGTCCGGCGCGGGTCGGGTTGTTGTTGTCATCAGGTCACTTTCTCCATTATTTGGTGGTGCTCCACGTAATCCAGACTCCACTCAGAGGGGGCTTCCGCAATGCGTTGCTCCAGGCGGCGGTACACCTCATCGGCCGCTGCATCTCCAGCAGCGCTGGCGAAGCTGTGACGGCTCCAACTCCGGATCGTGGCCATCAGTCCAGTTGCGAAGGCTGCGGTATCGCCGTTCTCCTCCCAGCGACGGCGGTAGGGGCACTTGACGTAAACGGTGCGCTCATCCACCAGACGCAGACCATTGCGGTAAGGCGCTGAGCTCTGATCTTTCAGCGGCGCCATGAACTCATCGGGTGATTTGTAGAAGTTCAGCACCGTCCCCTTGCGGTACTGCTCCTCGGAGATCACACCTTCGTCGGCGAGGCTCTTCCAGATCTGATGCAGCTGGTCGTGCACATTGCGGGTTTCGCCTCCGTTGTGGCCGAGGTAGCGACCCTCTTCATCCCGGGACAGGTTCACCGTCAACAGGCGACCACCGACCTTGAGCTCTTTGCTGCGTAATTCCAGAACGGCAGTCCAGTCCTTGAGCGCCTGTGCCGTGAAGCGTTGCAGAGCATCGGAATCGCCGGATGCCAGCACGTGGGTATGGGTATTCAGGGGACCTGGCGACTCACTCAGCCAGTGCATGGCGGTGGCGGAAAAGCCAAAACTCACCGTGTTGGGACCTACGGATGGCTCGTAGAAGCTGCGGGCACTCACCAGCACGGTGGGTTTGGGAGCGCGCGGAATCTGCAGTGCCAGATTTTCGGCCAGGGCAACGTTGTCATTGCTGGGCAGATCGTTGCCGATCAGGGTCAGGTGGGCCTGGGGCTGGTTGGCATGCAGGCGGTCCAGCACCTGGTGCCACAGACCTACTGCAGTGCCTCCATCGGCGGCGCCGTAATCGATCAGGACATAGCTGTCAGCAGCAGCCAGTTGGTCAACACAAGTCAGGGCCCAGTCCGAGGCGGCTTCGATGCAAAGCAGAGCGCCTTCAGTCTGTGCGCTGTAACCGGTGGTCATGGCGATGGCCATCGACCTCGTCAGCGACAGATCACACCGTACAGGAGCTGTTTGTCAGCACCTCGTCACAATCAGTGCATTCCTGGGTCTCACTGCTGAGAAAGCAGTTGTTTCAAGCCTGGTTCCAGAAGTGCGAAAGCCCGACCACGGTGGCCATGGGATTTTTTTTCCTGCAGAGACATTTCGGCGAAGGTTTTCTGTGTGCCTTCAACTTCAAAAATCGGGTCGTAACCGAAGCCCTGATCTCCCCTCGGTGATCGGGTAATCCATCCCTTGCAATGGCCCTCCACCTCGAGCAGCACCGTGCCGTCAGGAGCCGCCACACAGAGAGCTGCACAGAAGCGGGCATTGCGATTGTCTTCAGGCTTCAGCGCCTGCAGCAGTCGAGCGATCCGTTCCGGATCGCTCGGGGCATAGCGGGCGGAGTGAACGCCTGGAGCTCCATCAAGAGCATCCACACTCAGCCCTGAGTCGTCCGCGAGAGCCCATTCCCCGGTCTTGGCCGCCACGGCAACGGCTTTGATACGGGCGTTGGCGGTGAAGGTATGACCGGTTTCTTCCACCTCCAACCCTTCAGGCTGGGCTTTCACTTTCAGCGGAAGTCCGCTCAGCAGACCTTCAAATTCCCGCACCTTGCCCTGGTTGCCGCTGGCGATCACAAGTGTTTGCCTATCCATGCTCAAGCGCTCTCAGCGAAGCGGCGGGCCCAGGCGAGCACGGCTGCCACACGATCGCTGTCGGGTGCTTCGCAGTACAACCGGAGCAGGGGTTCAGTGCCGGAGAAGCGCAACATCAACCAGTGGCTGGGGCCAAGTCTCAGTTTCACACCGTCCGTTGTGATCACCTCTGCCACCGTCTGTCCTGCCACCTCTTCTGGAGGCTGGGTTGCCAGCAGATGCTCCAGGCGTCGTCGGGACTCCATATCGGCCAGGCGCAGATCGAGCCGGTCGTAATGACTGGAGCCACCGCAGCGCTGACGCAAAGACTGCATCCGCGCTCCCAGCGGCATCCCGCCTTGAACAAGTGCCTCCAGCACGAGCATGGCCGCGAACAGCGCATCACGTTCAGGCAGGTGCATGCCGAAGCCGACACCTCCAGACTCCTCTCCTCCGATCAGCACATCACCCGCCAGCATCTCTGCGGCGATGTATTTGAAGCCCACAGGAAGTTCAAGCACTTCCCTGCCCAGGTCTTCAGCCACCAGGCGCATCAGGTCCGAACCGCTGACGGTCTTGACCACGCTTCCCGGTAACTGCCTTGCTCCGGCGAGGTGATCGATCAGCAGAGGCATCAGTTGCTGGGTGCTGCAGAAGCAACCGTGCTCATCCACGGCTGCGATGCGGTCGCCATCACCATCGAAAACAAGGCCCACTGCAGGCTGCCCGTTGCGACTGGAGGCTTGAACCGTCTCAATCAGATCCTGCAGGTGAGAGGCGAGCGGTTCCGGAGGGCAGCCCCCGAAGAGAGGATCACGCTGGCTGCGGATCTCAGAGACAAGACCTTCGGCATCCGACCCGAGCAGATCAGACACACAACCTGCCGCAGAGCCATGCATCGGGTCCACGATCACCCGCAGGCCCATGGCCTTTAGCCCAGAGCTGATGGCGTCCAGATTCAGCTTGGTTCGCAGCCCCTCAAGGTGTTCGCTGCGGGCGTCAAAGCGAGTTGGCTCCCCTGCAACCGGCACACTGATACTGCCTGCGGCCAAGCGCCGTTCCACCGCGGCAGTGAACGTGCCATCCACCGATCCGCCGAACGGTCCCTTGATCTTCAAACCCAGCCATTCGGGCGGGTTGTGGCTGGCCGTGATCACAAGGGCTCCCAGCGCCCGGCGCTGCACCACCGTCCAGCTGCATGCCGGTGTGGGAACAGGAGTGCTTGTGAGCAGTGGTTCCAAGCCAACTCCGCGCACCGAGGAAGCAATCGCCTCAGCAAGCTCTGGTGCCAGGAAACGGCGGTCGTAGCCGATCACCACGGTTTTGCTGTTGAGCGGATCCGATGCTTGATGGGCAAGTTCCTGTGCTGCGGCTGCTGCCACCGGCAGCAGCCGCTCCATGGTGATGTCCACCCCAAGGATTCCCCGCCATCCGTCGGTGCCGAAACGGATCGGAGCTGCGCTCAGAGGGAGGGGAGCCGACGCCATGGCATGCCTGTAGTCCATCTGGATTTAGCAGTTGGCCGCCTTAACCTCAGACCATGGGTGACACCCCTTCTGCTGACAAGCCACTCACCGACCGACTGCTGCGCAGCTGGTCCCGCTGCCGGCGCCGGGCCTGGCTCGATCGCCATGGTGATCAGGGCAAGAGGGTTTACACCGCCCATCGCACTCTCCAGCTTGATGATCAGCAACGCAGTTTTGTTGCGTTGCTGCCCCACAAGCCTGGACACGGGCTCGCCGCCTGTGAACGGGGTGAAGTCGGTGTGGTGGGACTGAGACTGCGCGGACAGACCGCAGAGGGCTACAGCATTGAGGCGCATCCCGCTCTGCTGCAGCGTCAGCCGGGCCGCAGTCGCTGGGGAGATTACGTTTACCGGCCTGTGTTGGCCCGGCAGGGGCGACGACTCACCCGGGAGCATCGACTTCAGCTGGCGTTGTCAGCCCGTCTGCTCGCACAACTTCAGCAGGCTCCTGTGATCGATGGCCTGGCTCTGGCGGGAGCAGGCCGTTACCTCGAGAAGGACAAGGTTGCTCTCGGTGAAAACCTGCAGCGTCAGCTGGATGAGGCATTGCGCAAACTGGCGGCTGATCTGGAGCGGACCGAGGCGCCCCCGCTCGCGTCTGACCGGCGCAAGTGCTCGTTGTGCAGCTGGCGAGCCGTGTGCAACGCCGAGGCACGTCGGATTGGGCATCTCAGTGAGGTCAGTGGTATCGGCGCCAAGCGTCGGGAGATGCTTCTCGAGCTGGGGATTGATGGTTTGCATGCACTTGCCGATGCCGACCCGCATCGTCTGGCCGAGCAGCTGCAGCGATTTGGAGACCAGCACGGCGCCGTGGCGGCTCCACTCGTGGCTCAGGCCCGAGCCCAGCGGGATGGACAAGCGGAGACTCTGGCCGATTCACCGGCGCTGCCGGAACTGATCAAGGCGCCTGGGGTGTTGATCTATGACATCGAATCAGACCCGGATGCCCGTGATGACTTTCTGCATGGATTTGTCTGTCTGCCTCGGGATCCCGACGGCCGCTGGGCTCTTGATCGGGCGAGTTATCACCCTTTACTGATGCTTCAGGAACATGGAGAAGGCCGTTGCTGACAACGCATCAAGCGATTCCTGAACCGTTATGAGGGCTGGCCGGTGCTCCACTTCGGCGAGACGGAGTCGCTGGCTCTGTGCAAGATGGCCCAACGTCAGGGCGTCAGTGATGGGGATCGGCATGCCCTGCGCTGCAGGCTTGTCGATGTGCATGCTCGCCTGCGCAGTCACTGGCGACTTCCTCTCAACAGCTATGGGTTGAAGACAGTGGCCAACTGGCTTGGATTCAGTTGGAGTCAGGCTGGTGTCGATGGTGCAAGGGCTCTGCTCTGGTGGAGGCAGTGGCGTGGCACCGGACCACTGGACCGTGGGCATGTCCAGGCTCTGCGCTGGATCTTCACTTACAACCGTGATGACTGTTTGGCCACCTGGACGGTGGCGGCATGGATGCTGGCAGCCGACAGCCCCTCTCAACCTCGGGTGGGTGGGTCGCAGAAGGCACTGGGTCGTGCGATGGAGACCTCCACATCACTGCTTCCTGCTTG
Above is a window of Synechococcus sp. BIOS-E4-1 DNA encoding:
- a CDS encoding BCCT family transporter, with protein sequence MPDPSTLQDGATETNQWWRRKPLLIGAGPLLVFLVVAAIDLKLAEQFTSSGKAIVSNALGGLWQWMVLLLFVIAIVLALSPIGSLRLGGADAKPSLKFFDWCAVLICTLLAGGGVFWSAAEPLFHFRDPAPYFAGVEGSTAAAVDPSLAVSFLHWGFLAWALVATTVTITLSIQEQRGEPLRPRTLLVGILPSGWVEGPLGDLADGLSVVAAIAGTVGPLGFLSLQLSNAAGMLPGFSDSAGLQSLVVVLLTAVFATSTVSGIQRGIKWLSELNVWLTLGLAAALLLLGPGIWLIQHFFSAFGLYLINLPGMALAHNSSPGNWVNSWTVFYWGWFLGYAPLMGLFTAGVSRGRTLRELVLAVAILCPIVTNIWFTLLGGSGMQLELANPGSISGPLTASGESGALLAILGQLPLSWLLIPVGLVLVVLFMATSADSMSYAAAMVVSAQSTPPALLRLFWALMIGTLTLVLLRIGTSLGDNTSINALQAFIVITAVPVTPLVLLSLWTAPRLAWKEWRQRQPAQG
- a CDS encoding FAD-dependent oxidoreductase, which encodes MSSTSLPAQAAVVIVGGGMAGLSCAASLARRGITDVLLLEAKTLAHAKASSFGETRMFREMYSDPVLCRLAQEANRLWREEEIHAGEQLRETHGLLFYGESWDEETIEGSIPGARRVMDEQGIPYEALNADQISARFPLKPRSDFTGLFEPTAGAVRSDKVVAHWIRTARNAGHQLIEHCPVANLDADGGGVTLEGGHHIAAEQLVVACGIWSQLMLAPLGLAPKLEVWPMLWAHYTVDPALADRYPQWFCFQKERGDDGGLYYGFPVLSHTNDGRPRIKAGIDWAPKELRVAEPNAMATEPPARLVELLDTFLFNDVEGVQERVETVISPYSMASDVNFVLDRLSPKLSLFAGGSGQAFKFAPLIGDSLARLASGEAPAVDLSCWSHQREAVSI
- a CDS encoding Glu/Leu/Phe/Val dehydrogenase dimerization domain-containing protein; the protein is MTTTTRPAPDVSVLAEHVSDHLSVFVVAENTDARRPANGGLRLLNYPSDEACIADGQRLAGLMTHKHDLYGTGFAGGKIVARAAEPEAVKDELISITAGLLESLEGAMITGCDLNTSLEDMERLTELTPHVLAAVGSPVDASAATAHGTLGAVEAVLESSLADATPGRALVHGCGAVGGTVARALVQHGWTVFTVDLSCERAGFPGATPLPQECPWWELKLDLLLPCSISGLINAEIASALRVKSVVPAANAPFQSTQLADDLRRRGIRVLPDPLVNAGAVIADSIERFSPDAWKGAGAEDVYAFVRSEVRQRATDFLNQRDQGLSVGAALVEVTAERETDPIGLSFGDVA
- a CDS encoding SAM-dependent methyltransferase translates to MAIAMTTGYSAQTEGALLCIEAASDWALTCVDQLAAADSYVLIDYGAADGGTAVGLWHQVLDRLHANQPQAHLTLIGNDLPSNDNVALAENLALQIPRAPKPTVLVSARSFYEPSVGPNTVSFGFSATAMHWLSESPGPLNTHTHVLASGDSDALQRFTAQALKDWTAVLELRSKELKVGGRLLTVNLSRDEEGRYLGHNGGETRNVHDQLHQIWKSLADEGVISEEQYRKGTVLNFYKSPDEFMAPLKDQSSAPYRNGLRLVDERTVYVKCPYRRRWEENGDTAAFATGLMATIRSWSRHSFASAAGDAAADEVYRRLEQRIAEAPSEWSLDYVEHHQIMEKVT
- the rdgB gene encoding RdgB/HAM1 family non-canonical purine NTP pyrophosphatase, translating into MDRQTLVIASGNQGKVREFEGLLSGLPLKVKAQPEGLEVEETGHTFTANARIKAVAVAAKTGEWALADDSGLSVDALDGAPGVHSARYAPSDPERIARLLQALKPEDNRNARFCAALCVAAPDGTVLLEVEGHCKGWITRSPRGDQGFGYDPIFEVEGTQKTFAEMSLQEKKSHGHRGRAFALLEPGLKQLLSQQ
- a CDS encoding phosphoglucomutase/phosphomannomutase family protein, with translation MASAPLPLSAAPIRFGTDGWRGILGVDITMERLLPVAAAAAQELAHQASDPLNSKTVVIGYDRRFLAPELAEAIASSVRGVGLEPLLTSTPVPTPACSWTVVQRRALGALVITASHNPPEWLGLKIKGPFGGSVDGTFTAAVERRLAAGSISVPVAGEPTRFDARSEHLEGLRTKLNLDAISSGLKAMGLRVIVDPMHGSAAGCVSDLLGSDAEGLVSEIRSQRDPLFGGCPPEPLASHLQDLIETVQASSRNGQPAVGLVFDGDGDRIAAVDEHGCFCSTQQLMPLLIDHLAGARQLPGSVVKTVSGSDLMRLVAEDLGREVLELPVGFKYIAAEMLAGDVLIGGEESGGVGFGMHLPERDALFAAMLVLEALVQGGMPLGARMQSLRQRCGGSSHYDRLDLRLADMESRRRLEHLLATQPPEEVAGQTVAEVITTDGVKLRLGPSHWLMLRFSGTEPLLRLYCEAPDSDRVAAVLAWARRFAESA